From a region of the Deltaproteobacteria bacterium genome:
- a CDS encoding zf-HC2 domain-containing protein, translating to MACSVSEDLTAYFDGELAAPERARVEVHLATCAECRGELELVRGLSARMQAMPMIEPSAQLRRDVLNALPEPKPGLFAWLRNLAPLGGLAAAAGVMLSLSHVNTDRASSGGDIVLAENLEVVENLPALETADLSDEDLEVVAQLDQLEVKE from the coding sequence ATGGCGTGCAGCGTGTCTGAGGACCTCACCGCCTACTTCGACGGCGAGCTGGCCGCGCCCGAGCGCGCCAGGGTCGAGGTGCACCTCGCCACCTGCGCCGAGTGCCGGGGCGAGCTGGAGCTGGTGCGCGGATTGTCGGCGCGGATGCAGGCGATGCCGATGATCGAGCCCTCCGCGCAGCTGCGGCGCGACGTGCTCAACGCCTTGCCCGAGCCGAAGCCAGGGCTCTTCGCCTGGCTGCGCAACCTCGCGCCGCTGGGCGGGCTGGCCGCGGCGGCAGGTGTGATGTTGAGTTTGTCGCACGTGAACACCGACCGCGCGTCGTCGGGGGGCGACATCGTGCTCGCCGAAAATCTGGAGGTGGTGGAGAACCTCCCCGCGCTGGAGACGGCCGACCTCTCCGACGAGGACCTCGAGGTGGTGGCCCAGCTCGACCAGCTCGAGGTCAAGGAGTAG
- a CDS encoding DUF3106 domain-containing protein: MRRAILLTLAVLTVAPRLAHAQADNAQAFNQLSDADKQALRQKLEEFKKLPPEEQARIRENLGKLHAMTPDERAQVRANFRSFLALPPDERQALRAQWQGLTPEKRAELRSRFQHVMSERDPERRAKLLENLRRWRELSPEKREELRERMRERRRERRERER, translated from the coding sequence ATGCGCCGCGCGATCCTTCTCACGCTGGCCGTGCTGACCGTGGCGCCGCGCCTCGCGCACGCGCAGGCCGACAACGCCCAGGCCTTCAACCAGCTCTCCGACGCCGACAAGCAGGCCCTGCGGCAGAAGCTGGAGGAGTTCAAGAAGCTCCCGCCCGAGGAGCAGGCCCGCATCCGCGAGAACCTCGGCAAGCTGCACGCCATGACCCCCGATGAGCGCGCCCAGGTCCGCGCCAACTTCCGCTCCTTCCTGGCGCTGCCGCCGGATGAGCGCCAGGCGCTGCGCGCGCAGTGGCAGGGGCTCACGCCGGAGAAGCGGGCCGAGCTGCGCTCCCGCTTCCAGCACGTGATGAGCGAGCGCGACCCGGAGCGGCGCGCGAAGCTGCTCGAGAACCTGCGGCGGTGGCGCGAGCTGTCGCCGGAGAAGCGCGAGGAGCTGCGGGAGCGCATGCGCGAGCGCCGCCGGGAGCGCCGCGAGCGCGAGCGCTAA